The following are encoded in a window of Flavobacterium sp. WC2421 genomic DNA:
- a CDS encoding M14 metallopeptidase family protein, whose translation MDLEQLFVENKEASIEGRYLTLESIEPLLNKLNSKNQLSIIGKSVLEKPIYKYQIGNGDTKIFLWSQMHGNESTTTKALFDFLNLLNSRTDLAEKLLSTFTFYAIPILNPDGAKLYTRVNANSIDLNRDSQDLSQPESRVLREAFMSFKPDYCFNLHDQRTIFGVSDTGKVATVSFLAPSYNEERDINDSRLKAINLIAGINSVLQQYIPNQVGRFDDSFNINCIGDTFQSLGVPTLLFEAGHFSNDYNREETRKYIFIALLSSFTILCENDIVINRINNYLNIPQNKPVFYDFIYKNVKINYDGIEKITNFAAQYKEELIENKIYFNAYIVEIGELKGYYGHFEYDAKGAAYKDDLDNFPKLNQKADFYLDKSLKFVNGLIKK comes from the coding sequence ATGGATTTAGAACAATTATTCGTTGAAAATAAAGAAGCATCTATTGAAGGTAGGTATCTGACTTTAGAATCAATTGAGCCTTTATTAAATAAATTAAATTCGAAAAACCAACTTTCTATTATAGGAAAATCGGTTCTTGAAAAACCAATTTATAAATACCAAATTGGAAATGGAGATACCAAAATATTTCTATGGTCTCAGATGCATGGAAACGAAAGTACCACTACAAAGGCATTATTTGATTTTCTTAACTTATTAAATAGCAGAACTGATCTTGCTGAAAAATTGCTTTCTACTTTTACTTTTTATGCCATACCTATTCTGAATCCTGATGGTGCTAAGTTGTATACACGTGTAAATGCTAATTCAATTGATTTAAATAGAGATTCCCAAGATCTTTCCCAACCAGAAAGTAGGGTGCTTAGAGAGGCATTTATGTCTTTTAAGCCAGACTATTGTTTTAATCTTCATGATCAACGTACAATTTTTGGAGTAAGTGACACGGGTAAAGTAGCTACAGTATCTTTTTTAGCACCATCCTATAATGAAGAACGAGATATAAATGACTCTCGACTTAAGGCAATTAATCTTATTGCAGGTATTAATTCTGTATTGCAACAATATATACCTAATCAAGTAGGGAGATTCGACGATTCTTTTAATATAAATTGCATTGGCGATACGTTTCAGTCATTAGGAGTTCCAACTTTGTTGTTTGAAGCTGGGCATTTTAGCAATGATTATAATAGAGAAGAAACTAGAAAATACATTTTCATAGCGTTACTTTCGAGTTTTACGATACTTTGCGAAAACGATATAGTTATCAATAGAATTAATAATTATTTGAACATTCCTCAAAATAAACCCGTTTTTTATGATTTTATATATAAAAATGTCAAAATAAATTATGATGGTATTGAAAAAATAACGAATTTTGCTGCACAATACAAAGAAGAATTAATTGAAAATAAAATTTATTTTAATGCTTATATTGTAGAAATTGGCGAGTTGAAAGGTTATTACGGTCATTTTGAGTATGATGCTAAAGGTGCAGCGTATAAAGATGATTTAGAT
- a CDS encoding helix-turn-helix domain-containing protein, which produces MVNTEDFVKRLEIILDYYSINASTFADKIGVQRSSLSHLLSGRNKPSLDFILKILEVYPDVDLYWILNGKGSFPKNGDKDLVVENSATSELKLNSPTPATESSIPENLFSQNENDKESFPNVESEIISGDVDKIVFFYKDGTFKIFKPQ; this is translated from the coding sequence ATGGTAAACACGGAAGATTTTGTTAAACGCTTAGAAATTATACTTGATTATTATAGTATTAATGCCTCCACATTTGCAGATAAAATTGGTGTACAGAGATCTAGTCTATCCCACCTTCTCTCAGGAAGAAACAAACCAAGTCTTGATTTTATTTTGAAAATTTTAGAAGTCTATCCTGATGTAGATTTGTATTGGATTTTAAATGGAAAAGGAAGTTTTCCAAAAAATGGAGATAAAGATCTAGTAGTTGAAAATAGCGCAACTTCAGAATTAAAGCTAAATAGTCCTACTCCAGCAACTGAATCTTCAATTCCTGAAAACTTATTTTCTCAAAATGAAAATGATAAAGAAAGTTTCCCAAATGTTGAAAGTGAAATCATTTCTGGAGATGTGGATAAAATCGTGTTTTTTTATAAAGATGGAACTTTTAAAATTTTCAAACCCCAATAA
- a CDS encoding 1-acyl-sn-glycerol-3-phosphate acyltransferase codes for MKKQIYKWIFFKLMGWRIVGSIDANIKKCVMMVMPHTSAHDFYLGIFTRGITGLDMNWVGKKELFRFPFGYYFRYMGGEPLDRSGGLNKVDSIAAIFERRKTFRLAVAPEGTRKKVSELRTGFYYIALKANVPIIPVTFDFGKKEVNLGLPLMPTGNLEVDIEILKTHFIGVEGKNPEYGFKM; via the coding sequence ATGAAGAAACAAATATATAAATGGATATTTTTCAAGCTTATGGGCTGGAGAATTGTTGGCAGTATAGATGCAAATATAAAAAAGTGTGTGATGATGGTAATGCCACATACAAGCGCACATGATTTTTACTTAGGGATATTCACAAGAGGAATAACTGGTTTAGATATGAATTGGGTAGGTAAGAAAGAATTATTTCGTTTTCCTTTTGGTTATTATTTTAGATATATGGGAGGGGAACCTTTAGACAGATCTGGAGGATTAAATAAAGTTGATTCAATTGCTGCTATTTTTGAAAGAAGAAAAACGTTTCGATTAGCAGTTGCTCCTGAAGGGACACGTAAAAAAGTAAGCGAACTTAGAACAGGTTTTTATTATATAGCTTTAAAAGCAAATGTTCCAATAATTCCAGTCACATTTGATTTTGGAAAAAAAGAAGTCAATTTAGGCTTACCATTGATGCCGACAGGAAATTTAGAGGTAGATATTGAAATTCTAAAAACACACTTTATTGGAGTAGAAGGGAAAAATCCAGAATATGGATTTAAAATGTAA
- a CDS encoding spermidine synthase, whose translation MLKKILSYIIPIKIHTKKSPLSKSLEVTWANGELVLDSKNTNYSYGSLQRILRLGLKTIGFDNIIPMDHVLVLGVAGGSVIKTLVDEIEYKGKITGVEIDSDIINIANQYFNLDKIDQLEIIIDDAFEFVLKTKNKYDLIIIDIFQDTTMPNFLFESFFIDRICFLLNSKGFALFNTMLLNKKDNVRNEKYIAEFDTIHFKIKSIPRVENHNELIVIEKLL comes from the coding sequence ATGCTGAAAAAAATATTGAGTTATATTATTCCTATAAAAATTCATACAAAAAAATCTCCCTTAAGCAAATCACTAGAAGTTACATGGGCTAATGGAGAATTAGTTTTAGATTCGAAAAACACAAACTATTCGTATGGAAGTTTACAGCGCATTTTAAGATTGGGCCTGAAAACAATTGGCTTTGACAACATAATTCCCATGGATCATGTGTTAGTTCTAGGCGTAGCTGGAGGTAGCGTTATAAAAACATTAGTTGATGAAATCGAATACAAAGGTAAAATTACAGGCGTCGAAATCGATTCGGATATAATTAATATAGCCAATCAATATTTTAACCTAGATAAAATTGACCAACTTGAAATCATTATTGATGATGCATTTGAATTTGTATTAAAAACAAAAAATAAATATGATTTGATTATTATTGACATCTTCCAAGATACAACAATGCCTAATTTTTTATTTGAATCTTTTTTTATTGATAGAATATGTTTCCTCTTAAACAGTAAAGGATTTGCTCTTTTCAATACAATGCTTTTAAACAAAAAAGATAACGTAAGAAATGAAAAGTACATTGCAGAATTTGATACTATTCATTTTAAAATCAAATCCATTCCTAGAGTAGAAAATCATAATGAATTAATTGTTATCGAGAAATTATTATAA
- a CDS encoding glycoside hydrolase family 3 protein, which yields MKKINIQKSVLTLTVLSSISLMSFIDPPKYRDLNKNGKMDPYENIKLPIEKRISNLISLMNIEEKAGMMFINGTLINTDGTIDKKEGATGMAARLPSPRELIENKKMNHFNYWQAPNVKEIAMGYNAIQKVAEGTRLGIPVTIASDPRHYFSNNVFAMEANGFSQWPEQLGFAAINDTQLMQKFGDIARQEYLAVGIREALHPMADLATEPRWPRVSGTFGEDANLSARMIKAYILGFQGNKLDVNSVATMTKHFSGGGPQKEGLDPHFQYQKGQVYPGNNFNYHLIPFEAAFDAHTAAIMPYYGVPMEQTSENVGFSYNKDIITRLLRDKYKYDGVVCTDWGLVTDTQMGPVVWPARAWGVENLSEKERVKKIIEAGCDQFGGENCPQYIVELVKEGQIKESRIDQSIRRLLRQKFTLGLFDNPYVDVEKATQIVGRADFRKLGDETQRRSMTLLKNDIKLPLIAVAKLKIYVKNIDPKIASKYGLIVALPEQADVAIIRLNTPWVPLETDNPFAKGFHHGDLDFKGKDLEDVITLCKTVPTIVDIYLDRPAVFPEINAAAKGVFGNYGASDAALLDVIFGNAKPEGKLPFELPSSMEAVRNQKEDVPYDSKDPLYHFGFGLSY from the coding sequence ATGAAAAAAATAAATATTCAAAAATCTGTTTTGACATTAACAGTTTTATCTAGTATTTCATTAATGTCCTTTATTGATCCACCTAAATACCGTGATTTAAACAAAAACGGAAAAATGGATCCTTATGAAAATATAAAACTTCCTATCGAAAAAAGAATCAGTAATTTGATTTCTTTAATGAATATAGAAGAAAAAGCAGGGATGATGTTTATTAACGGAACGCTAATTAACACCGATGGTACTATTGATAAAAAAGAAGGTGCAACTGGTATGGCAGCTCGGCTTCCTTCTCCTCGTGAATTGATTGAAAATAAAAAAATGAATCACTTTAATTATTGGCAAGCACCCAATGTTAAAGAAATAGCTATGGGCTACAATGCCATTCAAAAAGTAGCCGAAGGTACTCGTCTTGGAATTCCAGTAACAATTGCATCAGATCCTCGTCATTATTTTAGTAATAATGTTTTCGCTATGGAAGCAAATGGATTTTCACAATGGCCTGAACAACTTGGTTTTGCAGCAATTAATGACACTCAATTAATGCAAAAGTTTGGTGATATTGCACGTCAAGAATACCTAGCTGTTGGAATTCGTGAAGCGTTACATCCTATGGCTGATTTAGCAACGGAACCGCGTTGGCCTCGTGTTAGTGGGACTTTTGGAGAAGATGCCAATCTTTCTGCTCGAATGATTAAAGCGTACATTTTGGGTTTTCAAGGAAACAAATTAGATGTAAACAGTGTAGCAACTATGACCAAGCACTTTTCTGGTGGAGGTCCTCAAAAAGAAGGACTTGATCCTCATTTTCAATATCAAAAAGGACAAGTATATCCAGGTAATAATTTCAATTATCATTTAATTCCATTCGAAGCGGCTTTCGATGCACATACAGCTGCAATTATGCCTTATTATGGTGTGCCAATGGAACAAACTTCTGAGAATGTAGGTTTCTCTTATAACAAAGACATTATTACACGACTTTTACGTGATAAATACAAATACGATGGTGTAGTTTGTACTGATTGGGGTTTAGTGACTGATACTCAAATGGGTCCTGTTGTATGGCCGGCACGTGCTTGGGGGGTTGAAAACCTTAGTGAAAAAGAACGGGTAAAAAAAATAATTGAAGCTGGTTGTGATCAATTTGGTGGAGAAAATTGCCCGCAATATATAGTTGAATTAGTTAAAGAAGGACAAATAAAAGAGTCTCGTATTGACCAATCTATCAGACGTTTGTTGAGACAAAAATTTACTTTAGGTTTATTTGATAATCCATACGTTGATGTAGAAAAAGCAACCCAAATTGTAGGTCGTGCCGATTTTAGAAAATTAGGTGACGAAACACAACGTCGTTCTATGACTTTATTAAAAAATGACATTAAACTTCCGTTAATTGCTGTGGCAAAATTGAAGATTTATGTAAAAAATATTGATCCTAAAATAGCTTCTAAATATGGACTTATTGTAGCACTTCCTGAACAAGCAGATGTTGCTATTATACGCTTGAATACTCCATGGGTACCATTAGAAACTGATAATCCTTTTGCCAAAGGGTTTCATCACGGAGATTTAGATTTTAAAGGAAAAGACCTAGAAGACGTAATTACACTTTGTAAAACAGTTCCTACTATTGTTGATATTTACTTAGATCGTCCTGCTGTTTTTCCTGAGATTAATGCTGCAGCCAAAGGTGTTTTTGGAAATTATGGCGCTAGCGATGCAGCCTTATTGGATGTGATTTTTGGAAATGCTAAACCCGAAGGAAAATTACCTTTTGAGCTTCCGTCTTCGATGGAAGCGGTAAGAAATCAAAAAGAAGATGTGCCTTATGACTCTAAAGATCCTTTATACCATTTTGGTTTTGGATTGAGTTATTAG
- a CDS encoding potassium channel family protein codes for MKKTVRKLLLGNVAKMGKPKFNPIQKRIQNINAIWNNDHQDDNGIEKIVRLFLSSSQLFFPGIYIKYLVSKKGAEYEDLAVDFYVLLKVALPLTILMNEWQTNPLLLGIMVYVMLETVLYIPTLIFASDLFSKPRSYKRSMLLLFFNYLEMVFAFAVLYTCDNYLNRPFHHWFDAIYFSTVTSSTIGFGDYYPVKTFGKFLVSMQSLLVLLYVVLFLNFFSTKIKSKGYFDQDNDA; via the coding sequence ATGAAAAAAACGGTACGGAAACTACTTTTAGGAAATGTAGCCAAAATGGGAAAACCAAAATTTAATCCTATTCAAAAACGAATTCAAAATATAAATGCAATCTGGAACAACGACCATCAGGATGACAATGGAATTGAAAAAATTGTGCGCTTGTTTCTTTCCTCCTCTCAATTGTTTTTTCCTGGTATTTATATCAAATATTTAGTTTCTAAAAAAGGGGCTGAATATGAAGATTTGGCTGTTGATTTTTATGTTTTGCTTAAGGTAGCACTTCCTCTTACTATTTTAATGAATGAATGGCAAACGAACCCGTTACTTCTTGGCATTATGGTTTATGTAATGCTAGAAACCGTTTTGTATATCCCAACCTTGATTTTTGCTTCCGATTTATTTTCAAAACCGCGTTCTTACAAAAGATCAATGTTGTTACTTTTCTTTAATTATTTAGAAATGGTATTTGCTTTTGCCGTTTTATATACTTGCGATAATTATTTAAATAGACCTTTTCATCATTGGTTTGATGCTATTTATTTTAGTACTGTAACATCATCAACCATAGGATTTGGCGACTACTATCCTGTTAAAACCTTTGGTAAGTTTTTGGTGAGTATGCAATCTCTTTTGGTACTATTATATGTAGTACTATTTTTGAATTTTTTCTCTACTAAAATAAAGTCTAAAGGGTATTTTGACCAAGATAACGATGCCTAA
- the kdsB gene encoding 3-deoxy-manno-octulosonate cytidylyltransferase, whose amino-acid sequence MKIIAVIPARYASTRFPAKLMQDLGGKTVILRTYEAAINTNLFDDVFVVTDSDLIFDEIVAHGGKAIRSINEHESGSDRIAEAVENLDVDIVINVQGDEPFIDAEPLAKVIEVFKNDLDKKVDLASLMREITIEDEINNPNNVKVVTDQNQFALYFSRSVIPYPREKNVGVRYMQHIGIYAFRKQALLDFYSLPMMALEASEKLEQLRYLEFGKRIKMVETTHVGIGIDTLEDLEKARKML is encoded by the coding sequence ATAGCAGTCATTCCCGCCCGTTACGCGTCAACTCGATTTCCAGCTAAATTAATGCAGGACTTGGGAGGCAAAACGGTAATTTTAAGAACATATGAAGCAGCCATCAATACCAATTTATTTGATGATGTATTTGTAGTAACCGATTCAGATTTAATTTTTGATGAAATTGTTGCTCATGGCGGTAAAGCGATTCGTAGTATCAATGAACACGAGTCGGGGAGTGATCGAATTGCTGAAGCTGTTGAAAATCTAGATGTAGATATCGTAATAAATGTGCAAGGTGATGAACCATTTATTGATGCGGAACCTTTGGCAAAAGTGATTGAAGTATTTAAAAATGATTTGGATAAAAAAGTAGATTTGGCATCCTTAATGCGCGAAATTACTATTGAAGATGAAATTAACAATCCCAATAATGTAAAAGTAGTTACCGATCAAAATCAATTTGCTTTGTACTTCTCGCGTTCAGTAATTCCTTATCCAAGAGAGAAAAATGTAGGTGTGCGCTATATGCAACACATAGGAATTTATGCTTTTAGAAAACAAGCGTTGTTAGATTTTTATAGTTTACCTATGATGGCATTAGAAGCATCTGAAAAACTGGAACAACTTCGCTATTTGGAATTTGGTAAACGCATAAAAATGGTAGAAACTACCCATGTTGGAATTGGTATTGACACCTTGGAAGACTTAGAAAAAGCTAGGAAAATGTTGTAA